The Pecten maximus chromosome 14, xPecMax1.1, whole genome shotgun sequence genome includes a region encoding these proteins:
- the LOC117342562 gene encoding tubulin beta-2 chain-like isoform X1, with protein MREIVHLQAGQCGNQIGAKFWEVISDEHGIDPTGTYHGDSDLQLERINVYYNEATGNKYVPRAVLVDLEPGTMDSVRSGPFGQIFRPDNFVFGQSGAGNNWAKGHYTEGAELVDSVLDVVRKEAENCDCLQGFQLTHSLGGGTGSGMGTLLISKIREEYPDRIMNTFSVVPSPKVSDTVVEPYNATLSVHQLVENTDETFCIDNEALYDICFRTLKLTTPTYGDLNHLVSATMSGVTTCLRFPGQLNADLRKLAVNMVPFPRLHFFMPGFAPLTSRGSQQYRALTVPELTQQMFDAKNMMAACDPRHGRYLTVAAIFRGRMSMKEVDGQLLNIQNKNSSYFVEWIPNNVKTAVCDIPPRGLKMSATFIGNSTAIQELFKRISEQFTAMFRRKAFLHWYTGEGMDEMEFTEAESNMNDLVSEYQQYQDATADDEGEFEEDEDQDEV; from the exons ATGAGGGAAATAGTTCATCTTCAGGCTGGTCAATGTGGGAACCAAATCGGTGCCAAG TTCTGGGAGGTTATTTCTGATGAACACGGAATTGACCCGACCGGTACCTACCATGGAGATTCCGACCTTCAGTTGGAGAGGATCAACGTGTACTACAATGAAGCCACAG GTAACAAATATGTTCCCCGAGCTGTCTTGGTGGATTTGGAGCCTGGTACAATGGACTCTGTCAGATCTGGTCCTTTCGGACAAATCTTCAGACCAGACAACTTTGTGTTCGGACAGAGTGGTGCTGGAAACAACTGGGCTAAGGGACATTACACAGAAGGTGCTGAGCTCGTAGACTCTGTTCTTGATGTAGTACGAAAGGAAGCAGAAAATTGTGACTGTCTTCAGGGGTTCCAGCTTACACATTCTCTTGGTGGTGGTACTGGATCCGGAATGGGAACCCTCCTCATCTCCAAAATCCGTGAAGAATACCCAGACAGAATTATGAACACATTCTCTGTAGTACCCTCTCCTAAG GTATCGGACACAGTGGTTGAACCATATAACGCCACCCTCTCCGTCCACCAGCTTGTTGAGAACACAGATGAAACCTTCTGCATCGACAACGAGGCTCTCTACGACATCTGTTTCCGTACCCTCAAACTCACAACACCTACATACGGTGACTTGAACCATCTCGTCTCCGCCACCATGTCCGGAGTCACCACCTGTCTCCGATTCCCAGGTCAACTGAACGCCGATCTCCGTAAATTGGCTGTCAACATGGTGCCTTTCCCCCGTCTCCATTTCTTCATGCCTGGTTTCGCTCCTCTTACATCTCGTGGTAGCCAGCAGTACAGGGCTCTTACTGTCCCAGAGCTGACCCAACAGATGTTCGACGCTAAGAACATGATGGCTGCCTGTGATCCTCGTCATGGACGTTATCTTACAGTTGCAGCCATTTTCCGTGGACGTATGTCCATGAAGGAGGTCGATGGGCAGCTGTTGAACATCCAGAATAAGAACAGCAGCTACTTCGTGGAATGGATCCCCAACAATGTCAAGACCGCCGTCTGTGACATCCCACCACGTGGTCTTAAGATGTCTGCTACCTTCATTGGCAACAGCACCGCCATCCAGGAGCTGTTTAAGCGTATCTCTGAGCAGTTTACTGCTATGTTCCGTCGTAAGGCTTTCTTGCATTGGTACACTGGTGAGGGTATGGACGAGATGGAGTTCACAGAGGCCGAATCCAACATGAACGACTTGGTGTCCGAGTACCAACAGTACCAGGATGCCACAGCTGATGACGAAGGAGAGTTCGAGGAGGACGAGGATCAAGACGAAGTTTAA
- the LOC117342562 gene encoding tubulin beta chain-like isoform X2 — MREIVHLQAGQCGNQIGAKFWEVISDEHGIDPTGTYHGDSDLQLERINVYYNEATGNKYVPRAVLVDLEPGTMDSVRSGPFGQIFRPDNFVFGQSGAGNNWAKGHYTEGAELVDSVLDVVRKESESCDCLQGFQLTHSLGGGTGSGMGTLLISKIREEYPDRIMNTFSVVPSPKVSDTVVEPYNATLSVHQLVENTDETYCIDNEALYDICFRTLKLTTPTYGDLNHLVSATMSGVTTCLRFPGQLNADLRKLAVNMVPFPRLHFFMPGFAPLTSRGSQQYRALTVPELTQQMFDAKNMMAACDPRHGRYLTVAVVFRGRMSMKEVDEQLLNVQNKNSSYFVEWIPNNTKIAVCDIPPRGLKMSGTFIGNSTAIQELFKRVSEQFTAMFRRKAFLHWYTGEGMDEMEFTEAESNMNDLVSEYQQYQDATADEEGEFDDEEQDDET, encoded by the exons ATGAGGGAAATAGTTCATCTTCAGGCTGGTCAATGTGGGAACCAAATCGGTGCCAAG TTCTGGGAGGTTATTTCTGATGAACACGGAATTGACCCGACCGGTACCTACCATGGAGATTCCGACCTTCAGTTGGAGAGGATCAACGTGTACTACAATGAAGCCACAGGTAA TAAATATGTTCCCCGAGCTGTCTTGGTTGATTTGGAGCCCGGAACCATGGACTCTGTCCGATCTGGTCCTTTTGGACAGATCTTCAGACCAGACAACTTTGTGTTCGGACAGAGTGGTGCTGGAAACAACTGGGCTAAGGGGCATTACACAGAAGGTGCTGAGCTCGTAGACTCTGTTCTTGATGTTGTTCGTAAAGAATCAGAAAGTTGTGATTGTCTTCAGGGATTCCAGCTTACACATTCTCTTGGTGGTGGTACCGGATCCGGAATGGGAACTCTCCTCATTTCCAAAATCCGTGAAGAATACCCTGACAGGATCATGAACACATTCTCCGTTGTACCATCACCCAAG GTATCGGACACTGTGGTCGAACCATACAACGCCACCCTCTCCGTCCACCAGCTTGTTGAGAACACAGATGAGACCTACTGTATCGACAACGAGGCTCTCTACGATATCTGCTTCCGTACCCTCAAACTCACAACACCCACATACGGTGACTTGAACCATCTCGTCTCCGCCACCATGTCCGGAGTCACCACCTGTCTCCGATTCCCCGGTCAACTGAACGCCGATCTCCGTAAATTGGCTGTCAACATGGTTCCCTTCCCCCGTCTCCATTTTTTCATGCCTGGTTTCGCTCCTCTTACATCTCGTGGTAGCCAGCAGTACAGGGCTCTTACTGTCCCAGAGCTGACCCAACAGATGTTCGACGCAAAGAACATGATGGCTGCCTGTGATCCTCGTCACGGACGTTATCTAACAGTTGCTGTTGTGTTCCGTGGACGTATGTCCATGAAAGAGGTTGATGAACAACTCCTGAACGTCCAGAACAAGAACAGCAGCTACTTCGTTGAATGGATCCCCAACAACACAAAGATAGCCGTCTGTGATATCCCACCACGTGGTCTTAAGATGTCTGGTACCTTCATTGGTAACAGCACCGCCATCCAGGAGCTCTTTAAGCGTGTTTCGGAGCAGTTCACCGCTATGTTCCGTCGTAAGGCTTTCTTGCATTGGTACACTGGTGAGGGTATGGACGAGATGGAGTTCACAGAGGCCGAATCCAACATGAACGACTTGGTGTCCGAGTACCAACAGTACCAGGATGCCACAGCCGACGAAGAAGGGGAATTCGATGACGAGGAACAGGATGATGAGACATAA
- the LOC117342562 gene encoding tubulin beta chain-like isoform X3 has protein sequence MREIVHLQAGQCGNQIGAKFWEVISDEHGIDPTGTYHGDSDLQLERINVYYNEATGGKYVPRAVLVDLEPGTMDSVRSGPFGQIFRPDNFVFGQSGAGNNWAKGHYTEGAELVDSVLDVVRKESESCDCLQGFQLTHSLGGGTGSGMGTLLISKIREEYPDRIMNTFSVVPSPKVSDTVVEPYNATLSVHQLVENTDETYCIDNEALYDICFRTLKLTTPTYGDLNHLVSATMSGVTTCLRFPGQLNADLRKLAVNMVPFPRLHFFMPGFAPLTSRGSQQYRALTVPELTQQMFDAKNMMAACDPRHGRYLTVAVVFRGRMSMKEVDEQLLNVQNKNSSYFVEWIPNNTKIAVCDIPPRGLKMSGTFIGNSTAIQELFKRVSEQFTAMFRRKAFLHWYTGEGMDEMEFTEAESNMNDLVSEYQQYQDATADEEGEFDDEEQDDET, from the exons ATGAGGGAAATAGTTCATCTTCAGGCTGGTCAATGTGGGAACCAAATCGGTGCCAAG TTCTGGGAGGTAATTTCTGATGAACACGGAATTGACCCCACCGGTACATACCACGGAGATTCCGACCTTCAGTTGGAGAGAATCAACGTGTACTACAATGAGGCCACAG GAGGTAAATATGTTCCCCGAGCTGTCTTGGTTGATTTGGAGCCCGGAACCATGGACTCTGTCCGATCTGGTCCTTTTGGACAGATCTTCAGACCAGACAACTTTGTGTTCGGACAGAGTGGTGCTGGAAACAACTGGGCTAAGGGGCATTACACAGAAGGTGCTGAGCTCGTAGACTCTGTTCTTGATGTTGTTCGTAAAGAATCAGAAAGTTGTGATTGTCTTCAGGGATTCCAGCTTACACATTCTCTTGGTGGTGGTACCGGATCCGGAATGGGAACTCTCCTCATTTCCAAAATCCGTGAAGAATACCCTGACAGGATCATGAACACATTCTCCGTTGTACCATCACCCAAG GTATCGGACACTGTGGTCGAACCATACAACGCCACCCTCTCCGTCCACCAGCTTGTTGAGAACACAGATGAGACCTACTGTATCGACAACGAGGCTCTCTACGATATCTGCTTCCGTACCCTCAAACTCACAACACCCACATACGGTGACTTGAACCATCTCGTCTCCGCCACCATGTCCGGAGTCACCACCTGTCTCCGATTCCCCGGTCAACTGAACGCCGATCTCCGTAAATTGGCTGTCAACATGGTTCCCTTCCCCCGTCTCCATTTTTTCATGCCTGGTTTCGCTCCTCTTACATCTCGTGGTAGCCAGCAGTACAGGGCTCTTACTGTCCCAGAGCTGACCCAACAGATGTTCGACGCAAAGAACATGATGGCTGCCTGTGATCCTCGTCACGGACGTTATCTAACAGTTGCTGTTGTGTTCCGTGGACGTATGTCCATGAAAGAGGTTGATGAACAACTCCTGAACGTCCAGAACAAGAACAGCAGCTACTTCGTTGAATGGATCCCCAACAACACAAAGATAGCCGTCTGTGATATCCCACCACGTGGTCTTAAGATGTCTGGTACCTTCATTGGTAACAGCACCGCCATCCAGGAGCTCTTTAAGCGTGTTTCGGAGCAGTTCACCGCTATGTTCCGTCGTAAGGCTTTCTTGCATTGGTACACTGGTGAGGGTATGGACGAGATGGAGTTCACAGAGGCCGAATCCAACATGAACGACTTGGTGTCCGAGTACCAACAGTACCAGGATGCCACAGCCGACGAAGAAGGGGAATTCGATGACGAGGAACAGGATGATGAGACATAA